Below is a window of Picosynechococcus sp. PCC 7002 DNA.
ATGTTCAATTTATAGCGAAATTGGGGAGAAAGTCAGCAAGAGTTTTCGGGTTCCCTTTGGCGATCGCTTCTCCCAAATGCTTTATTAAATGAGATGTTTATCAGTTAGCTAGACTTTAGGGTAGAACGTTTCCGGCCCGGACACGAAATTTATTAAGAAGTATGTCAAAAATTCAGAAAAACTGGGGATCAAGGTTGCACAATGTGACCTGTACTGTTTTCAAGCCAGTTAATCTATTTGCGACCTTCCCCCTATGACTCACCCTAGCGATCGCCAACAAGCCGTCCGAAATCTCTACAATACCTATCCTTTTCCGCCGGAGCCGCTGTTGGATGAACCGCCCCCAGGGTATAACTGGCGTTGGCATTGGCAGGCCGCCTATAACTTTTGCACTGGACGTAAACCGAGCACAGATAACATTCGCATCCTCGATGCTGGTTGTGGCACGGGAGTCGGTACGGAATATTTAATTCATTTAAACCCAGCCGCTGAAATTGTCGGCATTGACCTCAGTGAAGGGGCCTTAGAAGTCGCCGAAAAACGCTGTCAACAGTCTGGGGTACGCGATCGCCATACCGCACCAGTCACCTTTAAGCGTTTACCTATTGAACAGGCAACGGAACTAGAAGGGGAATTTGATCTAATCAATTGCGTCGGCGTCTTGCACCATATGCCCGACCCAATTCAGGGAATTCAAGCCCTCGCGCAAAAACTAGCCCCCGGCGGCATTTTTCATATTTTTGTCTATGCGGAGTTGGGCCGTTGGGAAATTCAACTGATGCAAGAGGCGATCGCCATTTTGCAGGCCGATAAGCGCGGCGACTATATTGACGGAGTTAAAGTAGGCCGCCAAATTTTCGCAAACCTACCAGAAAATAGTCGCCTTGTTCAGTACGACAAAGAACGCTGGTCTTTAGAAAATCACCGGGATGCATCCTTTGCAGATATGTATGTTCATCCCCAGGAAGTAGACTACAACATCAAGACTTTATTTGAACTCATTGATGCGTCAGAACTAGAATTTGTTGGCTTTTCTAATCCCCAGTTCTGGGAGCTAGAGCGACTTGTGGGCAAGGAACCAGAGTTAATCGAGCGGGCAAAAAACTTAGATGAACGTTCCCGTTATCGTTTAATCGAATTGTTGGATACCACCATTAGCCACTACGAATTTTTCCTCTGCAAACCGCCCCTGGCAAAAATGGATTGGTCTGACGATCAAACTCTTGCCCAAGCAATAGCAGAGGTTCATCCTTGTTTGAATGGCTGGCCTAGCCAGTCTCTCTTTGACTACGACTACCAACTCGTTAGCCTCAACGACACTGAGTTTCAGTTTATGCAGGCTTGCGACGGCACAAAAACGATTGGTGAAATTTCCCAAGCTCTGGGAGTCGGGTTAGATCTAGGGCGATCGCTCCAGGCCAGACAATTGATTATGCTGACACCTAAAATATAAGCAGTGAAGGATGCCTAAAAAGATTCGTGAGTTAAAAAAACTCTTGCGTCGGGCTGGATTTACGATGCGACCTGGTAAAGGAAGTCATACCAACTGGACACATCCAAAATATGCAGGCAGGATCACCTTAGCCGGAAAAGATGGAAGAGACGCAAAGCCCTATCAGGAACAAACTATTCTAGATGCCATTCAACAGGTTAACGAGGCAAAAGACAATGGATAAACTCAAATATCAAATGGTAATTCAGTGGAGCGACCTTGATAATTGTTATCTGGTTGGCTTTCCGGATTTTATTGGTCAAACCTGGCGTACCCATGGTGAGAGTTATCAAGAAGCTGTTCAAAATGGTGTTGAATGCCTAGAAAGCTTAATTGAAGACTACGAAGCGGCAGGAGAAACTTTACCAAAGCCCACCGCTGTCTTGGTTGCAGCCTAACCGAAAACCCGGTGTTCGAGGGAGGGCATTTGACGGCGCACTTGGGCTAGGCGATTGGGATTAATTTCGGCGATCGCCACCCCTGGGTGAACACCCGCATCATTCAGCACAGTTCCCCAAGGATCGACGATCATCGCGTGGCCGTGGGAATAACGCATGCCGTAATGGTTGCCTGTTTGTGCTGGCGCGATTACATAACAGGTATTTTCAATGGCTCTGGCTTGAATCAAGGTTTGCCAGTGATCTTTGCCGGTATAGGCTGTAAATGCGGCGGGAATGCAAAGAATATCGGCTCCTTGCTTTGATAACGAACGATATAGCTCCGGAAAGCGCACATCATAACAAACGGATAAACCAATTTTGCCCAACTCCGGCGAAGCAAAGATTTGGGGGAGTGTATCGCCCGCCTGGACTGTACTTGATTCTTTGTAGGTATTTCCGTCGGGCAAATTCACATCAAACAAATGCACCTTGTGATAGCGGGCTAATTCTTGGCCATCAGGGGAAATCAGCAGGGCCGTGTTAAAGACTTTATTGTCACCGCCAGGCACCGGAAACCCACCACCCAGGAGGGTGATTTGAAATCTCTGGGCCATAGTCTTGAGAAATTTTTCGCTTTTTTGGGCAATGACATCGGCCTGAGCAAGCTTAGCGGCTTCTTCGCCGAGGAAAGAAAAATTTTCCGGCAGCGTCACAAGTTTCGCCCCCTGGTTGACAGCCAACTGAATCAAGTCTTCTGCTTCGCCCAAGTTGTGGTCTAAGTCGGGCTTACTGGTCATTTGGATCGCTGCCGCGAGATAGGATTTCATATGGCCTGAGATGTTTTTAGAAATAGGGATCTGGGAAAACCGTCAACCAGAAGTTTTGATGGTTAAACTGGTTTAATACCATAGCAGAATCTTTCCCCACCAACATGGGGCGATCGCTTCGAGACGGGCTTTGCAGCATACCTTTCTTGAGTGGATGATCAAAAACGCTGGAGGCTGTGAATCATTGGCATGGAAATCTTGCGGCGATCGCATTACCAAAGCACAGATGTCTCGGTTTGAAAACCTTTAGCGCAGAAAATTTTGCCCATGGTGAACATTTTCAGAAAAGATCAGTTAACCTATTAGCATCAAGTTTCTGGATAGCCCTTGACAAAGGTTGCATCCCACCTGGAGTAGTTTTTGCGACTGGCGATGCTAGAGGCGATCGCCATCCATCAGTCGCTTTACTTGGGCACTAGAATATTTGTACTTAACAAAAAAACCTATGGGTGGGCGAAGTTTACAGATTTTGCTATAACCATGTGGGCAATAAAAGACAAATTCACTAAAATGGCTAAGGATTTGCTCCAAGCTATCTCGTCGGAGAAGCTCATTACAGATTTTGACTAGTTTTAGAGACGGAATAAAACCCCCAAAAGGTAGCAGGAAAGTTCCCATCTACTAGTACAATCAAAACCCACAGTTTTTTTCTATCAAACATAGCCTTTGGTAGGGAAAACCTCGACTTCGACAGAATCATTCTGTTTGCTAGAAGTCTCCATTGAATGTCCATTTAGTTGCTTTTTTAAACGAACAAGAGGAAATAGGCATGACCCAAGCGACGAACCCCGTACTGGATCAGACTCGGAATGAGGGTGATATTGATTACAGTGCCCTTGCGGAAGCGCAAATTAAAGAAGGTACCGACTATGTAGAACTTACCCTCCCCACGAAAAAAAGTCGGAAAGCAAAAACCAGTCGTCGTAAGGAAACTGCCACCAAGAAAAAACCCTACACCGAAGACTCGATTCGGATTTACCTCCAAGAAATTGGCCGGATTCGTCTGCTGCGGGCTGAAGAAGAAATTGAGCTGGCCCGGAAAATTGCTGATTTGCTCGAACTAGAGCGGATGCGGGAACAACTCACCGAGCATGAGTCTCGCGTTCCTACGGACAAAGAGTGGGCCGAAGCCGCTGGGATGCCCCTCAAAGATTTTCGGCGTCGCTTGTTCCATGGTCGCCGTGCCAAAGACAAAATGGTGCAATCAAACCTCCGTCTGGTGGTCTCTATTGCGAAAAAATATATGAACCGCGGCCTTTCGTTTCAGGACTTGATCCAAGAGGGTTCTTTGGGTCTGATCCGTGCCGCCGAAAAGTTTGACCACGAAAAAGGTTATAAGTTCTCTACCTACGCGACCTGGTGGATTCGTCAGGCTATTACGCGGGCGATCGCCGATCAATCCCGGACCATTCGTCTGCCTGTTCACCTCTACGAAACCATTTCCCGCATCAAAAAAACCACCAAGATTCTTTCCCAAGAATTAGGCCGCAAACCCACCGAGGAAGAGATTGCTGAGCGCATGGAAATGACCATCGAAAAACTGCGCTTCATCGCCAAGTCTGCCCAGTTACCGATTTCCCTCGAAACGCCGATTGGTAAAGAAGAAGATTCTCGCTTGGGTGACTTCATCGAAGCCGATGGGGAAACTCCAGAAGATCAAGTCTCCAAGAGCCTCCTGCGGGAAGATCTAGAAAACGTGCTTGATACCCTCAGTGCCCGTGAGCGTGATGTTCTCCGTCTCCGTTATGGCTTGGATGATGGCCGCATGAAAACCCTCGAAGAAATTGGCCAAATTTTTAACGTAACCCGTGAACGGATTCGCCAGATCGAAGCAAAAGCGCTGCGTAAACTGCGTCACCCGAACCGCAACAGCATCCTGAAAGAATATATCCGCTAGGCCATATTCAGCCTCAATCTTTAAAAGCTGAATACTGAGAACATAAAATTTTAGAATTACCCTGCCAGTCGGTGGGGTTTTTTATTGCTCAATTTTCCCGAAGAAATATTCTGTAAAAAAACCGTAAAAATTTGGATGGTTCACAGTAGCATAGCGGCAACAGCAGTTTAGCGAGTTCCCATGGCAAACTCTCCCCTGACGATCACGATTGATCCGGCATACGATATCCTCCGCTCGGAAAAACAACCCCTCAGTTATTTTTTTAATCCCAAATCTGTTGCTGTCATTGGTGCCACGGACAAAGAGGGTAGCGTGGGGCGGACGTTGCTCTGGAATTTGATTAGTCATCCCTTTGGCGGGACGGTCTATCCGGTGAACCCGAAGCGCAATAGTGTGTTGGGAATTAAAGCCTACGACAATATTTCCGCAGTCCCCGAAACGGTGGAGTTAGTAGTGATTGCAATTCCAGCGCAGTTTGTGCCCCAAGTGGTGCGCGAATGTGTTGATGTGGGGGTAAAAGCCGCAATTATTATCTCGGCGGGGTTTAAGGAGATTGGTGAGGAAGGGAAGGCGCTGGAAAAAGAAATTATGGCGATCGCCGCTGGGAAGTTGCGGATTATTGGGCCGAACTGTTTGGGGTTAATGAATCCCCATAGTGGGCTAAATGCCACCTTTGCCCATGCGATGGCGCAACCAGGTCATGTGGGGTTTATCAGCCAGAGTGGGGCGTTTTGTACAGCGGTGTTGGACTGGAGTTTTCCGGAGAATGTGGGCTTTAGTGCCTTTATTTCGCTGGGGTCGATGCTGGATGTGAACTGGGGTGATTTGATCACCTACCTCGGCGATGACCCGAACACGAAAAGCATTGTGATTTATATGGAGTCGGTGGGGGATGCCCGGTCGTTCCTTTCGGCAGCGCGGGAGGTGGCGATCGCCAAGCCGATTATTGTGATTAAGGCGGGACGGACGGAGGCGGCGGCAAAAGCTTCAGCTTCCCATACGGGTTCCTTGGCGGGGAGTGATGCGGTGTTAGATGCGGCATTTCGACGCTGCGGGGTGCTGCGGGTGGATCGCATTTCAGAATTGTTTAATTTGGCGGAAATTCTCGCGAAACAGCCCCGCTTACCGAAAAAACCGAAACTAACGATTATCACCAATGCGGGGGGGCCGGGAGTTTTAGCGACCGATGCGATTATTCAGCGGGGAGGAGAACTGTCGGAATTAGCCCCCGAAACGATCGCCGCCTTGGATGAATTTTTGCCGAGCCATTGGAGCAATAGTAACCCGATCGATATTTTGGGGGACGCGGAACCGGAACGCTATGCCAAAACCCTCGATGTGGCGATCGCTGACCCGAACAGTGCCGGATTTTTGGTGATCCTGACCCCCCAAGCAATGACTGACCCCACCGCCACGGCGATCGCCTTACAAAAATGTGTCGAAAAAACCGATAAACCCGTCCTTGCCAGTTGGATGGGGGGCGATGAGGTAACCGAGGGGGAACTCTTTTTAAATCGCTCCCAAGTGCCCACCTACCGTTATCCCGATTCGGCAGCGTATTTATTTCAATTGTTGTGGCGGTATAAATACACCCTTGAGGGCATTTACGAAACGCCGACCCTCGCCCCCGATACTGATGGGATTATTGATCGCCACAATGTCAAAGTGATCCTTGATTCGATTCGCGCCGAAGGTCGGACACTCCTCACGGAATCCGAGTCGAAGAAAGTGTTAGCCGCCTACGGCATCCCCATCGTGCCAACGGGCAATGCCAGTACCCCAGAAATGGCGATCGCCCTTGCCGATGAAATTGGCTATCCAGTGGTTTTGAAACTACTCTCCACCACGATCACCCATAAAACCGATGTGGGGGGTGTGGAACTGAATTTAAACAGTGCGGCGAGTGTCGAGCGTGCCTTTGAGCGGATTTGCCAGAGCGTCACCGAAAAAGTCGGTGCAGAGCATTTCCACGGCGTGACAGTGCAACCGATGCTCAACCTTAAGGATGGCTACGAACTGATCCTCGGCAGCAGTATCGATGGGCAGTTTGGGCCAGTGTTAGTTTTTGGCAGTGGTGGACAACTCGTGGAAGTCTTTCAGGATCGGGCGATCGCCCTACCACCGCTGAACAGTACCCTCGCTCGCCGCACGATGGAGCAAACCAAAATTTATAAAGCCCTCAAGGGAGTCCGGGGTCGAAAAGCGGTCAATTTAGACGAACTAGAGCAAATTTTAATCCGTTTTAGCCGTTTAATCGTCGAGCAACCTTGGATCAAAGAAATGGACATTAATCCCCTCTTTGCCTCCGGCGATCGCCTCGTTGCCCTTGACGCGCGGCTTGTGCTGCATCCCCTCGACTTAGTCGAAAAAGACTTACCAAAACCTGCCATTCGCCCCTACCCCTTGCAATATGAAAAACCCTGGACAAGCGCCGATGGACGGGAGTTTATGATTCGCCCGATCCGCCCCGAAGATGAACCGATGCTGGTGAAGTTTCACCAAACTTTGTCTGAGCAAAGCGTTTATTTCCGTTATTTTCACCTCGTCACCCTGCAAAGTCGCATCGCCCACGAACGGTTAACCCGCCTCTGTTTCATTGATTACGACCGGGAAATGGCGCTGGTTGCTGAATACACCGACCCTGAAACCCAAACAAAAGAAGTCTATGCTGTGGCCCGTTTGAGTCAACTCCACGGCACCACGGAGGGGGAATTTGCGATGATTGTCAGCGACCCGATCCAACGCCAAGGACTTGGTACCGAATTACTCCGGCGTCTGGTGGAAATTGGTCGCAATGAAGGGCTGACTGCCATTACCGCCGACATTCTCTCAGAAAATAAAGGGATGCAACGGGTTTCGGAAAAGGCTGGTTTTACCCTCAAGCGCCAAAATTTTGAAGTGGTTAAAGCGACTCTACAACTCAATTAAACAAAGACTATGACCCGTTTTTTCTTAGTTATTGCCCCCATCCTTGCTGGTCTCGCCGTCGCCGCTGGTGCCTTTGCCAGCCATGGCCTTAAAGAAACCCTCGACGCCAATGCCCTTGATATCTGGGAAACTGCCGCTAAATACCAAATGTATCAGGCGATCGCCTTACTGCTGGTGGGCCTATTTTCTGTCCAGGGGTCGTTCCCCCAAAGTTGGCTCAATGGGGCTGGCATTGCCTTTATTGTCGGGATTGTGCTCTTTTCCGGTAGCCTCTATGCCTTGAGTTTAAGTGGGGTGAAAATTTTGGGGGCCATTACACCGCTCGGTGGGGCGGCTTTCATCGTTGGCTGGATCTGTTTGGCGATCGCCGGTTGGCAGTTTAGCCGCTAAAGAATTTTGGCAAAGCGATTAAGTTTGGACAGATTTTGTGAATTTGCTGTAACTTCGTTTTCAATTCCTCGCTAAGATTCAAGGAACTACGAATCTTTTTAGCAATAGGAGCACCTGGCTGTGTATGGAGCCGACCCCAATGATCCGCATCCCATGGCAGGATTTCCGCAGATTTGTTTTATCCGCAACACGGTGACAAATCCGAATATCATCATCGGCGATTACACTTACTACGACGATCCGGAGGATTCAGAAAACTTTGAACGCAATGTTTTGTATCACTTTCCCTTTATTGGCGATCGCCTAATCATCGGTAAATTTTGCGCTCTGGCCAGGGGAGTTAAGTTCATCATGAACGGGGGCAACCACAAAATCGATGGTTTTTCCACCTATCCGTTTCAGATTTTTGGCAATGGTTGGGACAAACTCGCCCTGCAACCTAGTGACTTCCCCTACAAAGGCGATACAGTCATCGGCAATGATGTTTGGATTGGCTATGAAGCCGTGATTATGCCCGGTGTGCACGTGGGAGATGGTGCGATTATTGCCGCCAAATCAGTCGTGGTTAACGATGTCCCTCCCTACACCATTGTAGGTGGCAACCCCGCCAAATGTATTCGACAACGCTTTACCGATGAAGTGATTAAAACCTTACTATCAGTGGCTTGGTGGGATTGGGAGATCGAGAAAATTACCCGCAATTTAGAAAAAATTGTCGCAGCGGATTTAGATGCTCTGCTCCAGTGTGAATAACGAAATCTTTATATAGCTTCTATAATCGTCATGCTCGCTGCAAAAGTTTAAACACAGCTCACGAGCTTCATCATCAAAACTATTGACACTCTTGCCTGAGCTTTCAAAATAAAACCAACAAAAAACCCTGCTAATTTTCTCTATGTTTAAGCAGGGCATCACAGATTGCAGATAGCTTGAGATTTTAAATTCTATTTAACGGCCACCGACGACAACATTTTTAATGCGCAAGTGCGGGCCGCCAACGCTGACAGGTAAACCTCCTTGGCCACCTTTACCACAGCCGCCGTTGGTATAGAGGGTGTCGTTACCGATCGCCTCAATGTCCTTTAAGGTTTGGAAGACGTTCCCAGAGAGGGTGACATCACTGACAGGTTCGGCGATTTTGCCATCACGGATCATGTAGCCTTCCGCCGCCGCAAAGGTAAACATTTCCCCATTAGTTTGACCACCGATCATCCGCACTGCATAGACTCCTTCTTGGATATCTTGGATCATTTCTGCAAAGGGCGTATCACCGGGTTCGATGGCCGTATTCGTCATGCGCACCAGGGGCGGATAACCAGCTTGAATGGCGCGGGCATTCCCTGTGGGCGCTTCGCTCATTTTCCCTGCGGTTTCGCGGGAGTGGAGTCGCTGGGTGAGCACACCGTCTTTGATTAAATATTTGCGTTGGCCGGGTACCCCTTCGTCATCGTATTTCATCGTGCCGGGCAGATCAGGGAGGGTGGCATCATCGATCACATTTAGTTGGGAAATGCCGAGGGGTTTGCCGATGGTCAGGAGTTCCTGCATCCGGGGATTTTCGTAGACAAAATCGGCTTCGGATAGGTGGCCAAAGGCTTCGTGGATAAAGACCCCTGCGAGGTAAGGATCCAGAACAACGGTATATTGTCCGCCTTTGACGGGCTTGGCTTCTAGTTGACGGATCGCTCGTTCTGCTGCGCCTTTAACACGCTCTTCGATTCCAATGAGCGCATCGAAATCACAGCGGGAATTAATCGATTCAAAGCCCTGGCGCACGACACCATTTTCTCCCCTGGCGATCGCCCCAAATCTACCGTTGACATCGAGGCGTTCTTGGATGATGCAACTGCCATTGGAATTGACGAAGTAGGTGGTGACGAAACTATCGCTAATGCTGGCCATCGTTGTTTGAATCCGGGGGTCATAATCCAGCAAAATTTGGTTGTATTTCGCCAACAAATCTCGTTTTTCCTTGAGGGAAATAGTGCGGGGGTCGGTTTTAATCTCTACTGGTACATAGTCCTCGATGGCCCCACTGGGAGCCAGTTGGGTAGATTCTTTGCCCACAAGTTTCGCCTGGGAAACCGCTTCGGCAACGCGATCGCCTAATTCGGCGAGGCCATTGAACGTGACAAAACTCCAACCCCCCTGGTGACAGGCCCGAATCCCGCCGGCGAGGGCAAAACTACGGTTACTGCCGTCGAACTGCGCCCCCCGGAAGGCCAGACTGGTAGATTCACTCTGCTGCACCCGAATTTCTAGGTAGTCCACAGCCCCTTGATGGGTGGCGATCGCCCCCTTGAGGGCATCGGTAATTTGTTGCATGGTGAGGGTCGTCATCGATCTTTACTCCTTAATTTCAGCCGCAATCGTTAAATCTTCTAGGTTCCAGAGGGGGCCACCCAGGGCCGAATGTTGTACCCCTTCAATTTTGTCACGCACCGCTGCGAGGGAATAATTGTTCACTAAATGGATAAACGGTAGATATTCCGCTGCAAGTTCTTGGGTTTTAGCATAAATCTCCTTGCGTTTGTCGAGATCCAGCTCCTGGGCCCCTTGGATGTAGAGATCCGCAATTTCCTGTTCCCAGTCATTGATCAGCCGATCCGTCAGGGGGGTAGTGCCTGGCCGCGCCGCTTGGTTAAACATATGCAAATTCCCCTCTGGGAACCACACATTCGCGCCCCCATTGGGTTCATTCCCTCCTGTCAAGCCCAACAAGAAACAATCCCAATCGAGGGAGTTGCTCAACTTATCGACGAGGATATTAAAACCAATCGGGCTGTAATCCACCTGCATTCCCAGGGCTTCGAGATCCTGCTCAATTTGAGTCGCCATTGCTTCGCGAATTTTGTTGCCCGCATTGGTAATCAAGGAAAAACGCACGGGATTATTGTCGGCATCGATTAATTGTCCCTGGGCGTTGTAGGAAAAGCCCGCTTCTTCGAGGAGCGCCTTGGCCCTGTCTGGGTCATAATCGTAGGTTTTTATTTGATCATTATAGAAAGGAGATTGCACCGAAATCGGCGAATGTTGCACTTCCCCCAAACCCCGGTAAATATTGTTCACCATGCGCTGTCGATCAATGCCATAAGCCACAGCCTGACGAAACTTCAGATTGTTGAACCATTTCGACTTGATGGGATCGACGAGGGGTTTGCCGTCCCGCTTCCCGGTATTGAGATTAAAGGAAATAAAACTGGTGCCGTAGGCTTCCCCGCCGTTGTAGATGGTAAATTTACCCCGGTCTTCTTCCCGTTTCAGGAGCGAAAAATAATCTGGGCTGACCCCCGTGACATCTAAATCGCCAGACCGAAATTGCAGCAAAGTGGTGTCAGTGTTGGGGACGATTTGCCAAACGATTTGATCCACGTAGGGCTTGGGGGTTTGCCAGTAGTAGGGGTTGGGCTGGAAGATTAAGCGCTGACCCACGGCATAGTTAATTAACTGGTAGGGGCCACTGGAAACTAAATCTTGTGGTGGCGTGCTGACGCCCCAGGTACCCAAAAAGAGGGGATTGCCTTCGCTGTCGGTCTGCTCAACGCTTTCGCGGAGGACGTGTTCTGGCAGAATTTCCAGGGCCGTATTGTTGAGGAAAGGCGCAAAGGGCTCGGTGATGGTGAATTTCACCTGGCGATCGCCTACTTTTTCCACGGTCGGCAAAGTTCCGGCAACGCCCACCCGGAGGCCATCACGGGAATTGGTGGGGATTTTTTCGTTGAGATAAATCTGGTTGTAGCTAAAGACCACATCATCAACGGTGAGCGGTTCCCCGTCAGACCATTGCAGGTTGTCCCGCAGGGTAAAGGTCAAGCTGAGTTGGTCTTCAGAAAATTCCCAGGA
It encodes the following:
- a CDS encoding bifunctional acetate--CoA ligase family protein/GNAT family N-acetyltransferase, which gives rise to MANSPLTITIDPAYDILRSEKQPLSYFFNPKSVAVIGATDKEGSVGRTLLWNLISHPFGGTVYPVNPKRNSVLGIKAYDNISAVPETVELVVIAIPAQFVPQVVRECVDVGVKAAIIISAGFKEIGEEGKALEKEIMAIAAGKLRIIGPNCLGLMNPHSGLNATFAHAMAQPGHVGFISQSGAFCTAVLDWSFPENVGFSAFISLGSMLDVNWGDLITYLGDDPNTKSIVIYMESVGDARSFLSAAREVAIAKPIIVIKAGRTEAAAKASASHTGSLAGSDAVLDAAFRRCGVLRVDRISELFNLAEILAKQPRLPKKPKLTIITNAGGPGVLATDAIIQRGGELSELAPETIAALDEFLPSHWSNSNPIDILGDAEPERYAKTLDVAIADPNSAGFLVILTPQAMTDPTATAIALQKCVEKTDKPVLASWMGGDEVTEGELFLNRSQVPTYRYPDSAAYLFQLLWRYKYTLEGIYETPTLAPDTDGIIDRHNVKVILDSIRAEGRTLLTESESKKVLAAYGIPIVPTGNASTPEMAIALADEIGYPVVLKLLSTTITHKTDVGGVELNLNSAASVERAFERICQSVTEKVGAEHFHGVTVQPMLNLKDGYELILGSSIDGQFGPVLVFGSGGQLVEVFQDRAIALPPLNSTLARRTMEQTKIYKALKGVRGRKAVNLDELEQILIRFSRLIVEQPWIKEMDINPLFASGDRLVALDARLVLHPLDLVEKDLPKPAIRPYPLQYEKPWTSADGREFMIRPIRPEDEPMLVKFHQTLSEQSVYFRYFHLVTLQSRIAHERLTRLCFIDYDREMALVAEYTDPETQTKEVYAVARLSQLHGTTEGEFAMIVSDPIQRQGLGTELLRRLVEIGRNEGLTAITADILSENKGMQRVSEKAGFTLKRQNFEVVKATLQLN
- a CDS encoding TldD/PmbA family protein, with the translated sequence MTTLTMQQITDALKGAIATHQGAVDYLEIRVQQSESTSLAFRGAQFDGSNRSFALAGGIRACHQGGWSFVTFNGLAELGDRVAEAVSQAKLVGKESTQLAPSGAIEDYVPVEIKTDPRTISLKEKRDLLAKYNQILLDYDPRIQTTMASISDSFVTTYFVNSNGSCIIQERLDVNGRFGAIARGENGVVRQGFESINSRCDFDALIGIEERVKGAAERAIRQLEAKPVKGGQYTVVLDPYLAGVFIHEAFGHLSEADFVYENPRMQELLTIGKPLGISQLNVIDDATLPDLPGTMKYDDEGVPGQRKYLIKDGVLTQRLHSRETAGKMSEAPTGNARAIQAGYPPLVRMTNTAIEPGDTPFAEMIQDIQEGVYAVRMIGGQTNGEMFTFAAAEGYMIRDGKIAEPVSDVTLSGNVFQTLKDIEAIGNDTLYTNGGCGKGGQGGLPVSVGGPHLRIKNVVVGGR
- a CDS encoding carbon-nitrogen hydrolase family protein, producing MKSYLAAAIQMTSKPDLDHNLGEAEDLIQLAVNQGAKLVTLPENFSFLGEEAAKLAQADVIAQKSEKFLKTMAQRFQITLLGGGFPVPGGDNKVFNTALLISPDGQELARYHKVHLFDVNLPDGNTYKESSTVQAGDTLPQIFASPELGKIGLSVCYDVRFPELYRSLSKQGADILCIPAAFTAYTGKDHWQTLIQARAIENTCYVIAPAQTGNHYGMRYSHGHAMIVDPWGTVLNDAGVHPGVAIAEINPNRLAQVRRQMPSLEHRVFG
- a CDS encoding DUF423 domain-containing protein, producing MTRFFLVIAPILAGLAVAAGAFASHGLKETLDANALDIWETAAKYQMYQAIALLLVGLFSVQGSFPQSWLNGAGIAFIVGIVLFSGSLYALSLSGVKILGAITPLGGAAFIVGWICLAIAGWQFSR
- a CDS encoding Vat family streptogramin A O-acetyltransferase, which produces MAVYGADPNDPHPMAGFPQICFIRNTVTNPNIIIGDYTYYDDPEDSENFERNVLYHFPFIGDRLIIGKFCALARGVKFIMNGGNHKIDGFSTYPFQIFGNGWDKLALQPSDFPYKGDTVIGNDVWIGYEAVIMPGVHVGDGAIIAAKSVVVNDVPPYTIVGGNPAKCIRQRFTDEVIKTLLSVAWWDWEIEKITRNLEKIVAADLDALLQCE
- a CDS encoding class I SAM-dependent methyltransferase, encoding MTHPSDRQQAVRNLYNTYPFPPEPLLDEPPPGYNWRWHWQAAYNFCTGRKPSTDNIRILDAGCGTGVGTEYLIHLNPAAEIVGIDLSEGALEVAEKRCQQSGVRDRHTAPVTFKRLPIEQATELEGEFDLINCVGVLHHMPDPIQGIQALAQKLAPGGIFHIFVYAELGRWEIQLMQEAIAILQADKRGDYIDGVKVGRQIFANLPENSRLVQYDKERWSLENHRDASFADMYVHPQEVDYNIKTLFELIDASELEFVGFSNPQFWELERLVGKEPELIERAKNLDERSRYRLIELLDTTISHYEFFLCKPPLAKMDWSDDQTLAQAIAEVHPCLNGWPSQSLFDYDYQLVSLNDTEFQFMQACDGTKTIGEISQALGVGLDLGRSLQARQLIMLTPKI
- the rpoD gene encoding RNA polymerase sigma factor RpoD, producing MTQATNPVLDQTRNEGDIDYSALAEAQIKEGTDYVELTLPTKKSRKAKTSRRKETATKKKPYTEDSIRIYLQEIGRIRLLRAEEEIELARKIADLLELERMREQLTEHESRVPTDKEWAEAAGMPLKDFRRRLFHGRRAKDKMVQSNLRLVVSIAKKYMNRGLSFQDLIQEGSLGLIRAAEKFDHEKGYKFSTYATWWIRQAITRAIADQSRTIRLPVHLYETISRIKKTTKILSQELGRKPTEEEIAERMEMTIEKLRFIAKSAQLPISLETPIGKEEDSRLGDFIEADGETPEDQVSKSLLREDLENVLDTLSARERDVLRLRYGLDDGRMKTLEEIGQIFNVTRERIRQIEAKALRKLRHPNRNSILKEYIR
- a CDS encoding ABC transporter substrate-binding protein — encoded protein: MKKNKFLKLSKLFRLQRFWAFVAAIAFSLTLPSVLTACNPQASNATGAGDNQIVISVLSDPKTFNPALSAESPSIFGLTYEGLVSENPVTGETEPRLAESWEFSEDQLSLTFTLRDNLQWSDGEPLTVDDVVFSYNQIYLNEKIPTNSRDGLRVGVAGTLPTVEKVGDRQVKFTITEPFAPFLNNTALEILPEHVLRESVEQTDSEGNPLFLGTWGVSTPPQDLVSSGPYQLINYAVGQRLIFQPNPYYWQTPKPYVDQIVWQIVPNTDTTLLQFRSGDLDVTGVSPDYFSLLKREEDRGKFTIYNGGEAYGTSFISFNLNTGKRDGKPLVDPIKSKWFNNLKFRQAVAYGIDRQRMVNNIYRGLGEVQHSPISVQSPFYNDQIKTYDYDPDRAKALLEEAGFSYNAQGQLIDADNNPVRFSLITNAGNKIREAMATQIEQDLEALGMQVDYSPIGFNILVDKLSNSLDWDCFLLGLTGGNEPNGGANVWFPEGNLHMFNQAARPGTTPLTDRLINDWEQEIADLYIQGAQELDLDKRKEIYAKTQELAAEYLPFIHLVNNYSLAAVRDKIEGVQHSALGGPLWNLEDLTIAAEIKE
- a CDS encoding type II toxin-antitoxin system HicB family antitoxin, with the protein product MDKLKYQMVIQWSDLDNCYLVGFPDFIGQTWRTHGESYQEAVQNGVECLESLIEDYEAAGETLPKPTAVLVAA
- a CDS encoding type II toxin-antitoxin system HicA family toxin gives rise to the protein MPKKIRELKKLLRRAGFTMRPGKGSHTNWTHPKYAGRITLAGKDGRDAKPYQEQTILDAIQQVNEAKDNG